From Chryseobacterium sp. H1D6B, a single genomic window includes:
- a CDS encoding transglycosylase domain-containing protein, whose translation MEENKQNAGSKGKTFPLPPKKNNKNTSWKKWVKFIWLGLIVVVLGISGLFFAVSQGFVGEMPDVKELENPDIYVASEIISSDGVLLGKFEKEKTQPVTYKELPPFLIYALQAKEDERFKEHSGIDLQSIARAVVYGGKRGGGSTITQQLAKLLFTGNASQNKFERAFQKIKEWIVAVSLEKRYTKEEIITLYFNKFDFLFNANGVEMASKVYFNKKTSELTLPEAATFVAMLENPRKNNPYRNPEKAKERRNVVLEQMQKTGYIDQATYEKAIETPITVDYHPIKNINDDYSSYYKFYLRKEIDKYLSDYEKENGKKLNLYKDGLKIYVTLDSKMQKYAEESIREHLTDLQKRFDAEQRGRKNRPFYYLNDKQINSVMLQAMKRTGRYKLLKAEGMPDDSIMMEFHKPIKTSRFTWNGEEEVEMSPWDSIRYHKQIAQAGLMSMVPGTGEIKAWVGGIDWQHFQYDHIKQGKRQVGSTFKPFVYATAIMKLGMTPCSTVSNGTYDHNGWHVPGRGGMLTLKDALAHSQNPVAARLIEMTGVDAVIQTARDLGVTEDIPRNNTIALGSSDITIYEMLGAYSTFANYGNYNKPEMIWRIEDANGRVIKEVNVEPKEVMNPLYAYTMIELMKGVAQFGTASGELSRKGISKDVEIAGKTGTTQNNSDGWFMGITPKLATGAWVGWEDRATHFLGTGEGQGAKMALPIWAIFMKKVWADKSLGISTEDKFVKPSDWTGNCADLKGMSGGYGDDGGLQTMDEIKNPKPADHTPKNTSDKKEENVNENLNKGEEVDFNK comes from the coding sequence ATGGAAGAAAACAAACAAAATGCAGGAAGCAAGGGAAAAACATTCCCTCTCCCTCCCAAAAAAAATAATAAAAATACCTCTTGGAAAAAATGGGTTAAGTTTATTTGGCTTGGACTCATTGTTGTAGTTTTAGGGATTTCAGGACTTTTCTTTGCTGTTTCTCAGGGGTTTGTCGGAGAAATGCCTGATGTAAAAGAGCTTGAAAACCCTGACATTTATGTTGCTTCTGAAATTATATCTTCAGACGGAGTACTGTTGGGTAAATTTGAAAAAGAAAAAACCCAGCCTGTTACTTATAAAGAACTTCCTCCATTTTTAATTTATGCATTACAGGCTAAAGAAGATGAAAGATTTAAAGAACACTCAGGAATTGACCTCCAGTCTATTGCCAGAGCTGTTGTTTACGGGGGTAAAAGAGGTGGTGGTTCTACCATTACCCAGCAACTTGCCAAACTCCTTTTTACAGGAAACGCTTCACAAAATAAATTTGAAAGAGCATTCCAGAAAATAAAAGAATGGATCGTCGCTGTAAGTCTTGAAAAAAGATATACTAAAGAAGAAATCATTACTCTTTACTTCAACAAGTTTGACTTCCTTTTCAATGCTAATGGTGTTGAAATGGCTTCTAAAGTATATTTTAACAAGAAAACGTCAGAACTTACACTGCCGGAAGCGGCAACTTTTGTAGCCATGCTGGAAAATCCTCGAAAAAATAATCCTTACAGAAATCCTGAAAAGGCAAAAGAAAGGAGAAACGTGGTTTTAGAGCAAATGCAGAAAACAGGATATATCGATCAGGCCACCTATGAAAAAGCAATCGAAACTCCTATAACAGTTGATTATCATCCAATTAAAAACATTAATGATGATTATTCTTCTTACTACAAATTCTATTTAAGAAAAGAAATCGACAAATATCTTAGTGATTACGAGAAGGAAAACGGAAAAAAACTAAATCTCTATAAAGACGGTTTAAAAATATATGTCACTCTTGATTCTAAAATGCAGAAATATGCTGAAGAGTCTATCAGAGAACACCTTACTGATCTTCAGAAAAGATTTGATGCAGAACAAAGAGGCAGAAAAAATAGACCTTTCTACTACTTAAATGACAAGCAGATTAATAGTGTTATGCTCCAGGCTATGAAAAGAACCGGCCGTTATAAACTATTAAAAGCAGAAGGAATGCCTGATGATTCAATTATGATGGAATTCCATAAACCGATCAAAACTTCACGTTTCACTTGGAACGGAGAAGAAGAAGTTGAAATGTCTCCTTGGGATTCTATCAGATACCATAAACAGATTGCTCAAGCAGGTCTAATGTCTATGGTTCCGGGAACCGGTGAAATCAAAGCGTGGGTTGGAGGAATCGACTGGCAGCATTTTCAATATGACCACATCAAACAAGGAAAAAGACAGGTAGGTTCAACATTTAAGCCTTTCGTATACGCAACAGCTATCATGAAGCTTGGAATGACTCCTTGTTCAACGGTTTCAAACGGCACTTATGATCATAACGGATGGCATGTTCCGGGAAGAGGAGGAATGTTAACTCTTAAAGATGCATTAGCACACTCTCAAAACCCAGTAGCCGCACGTCTGATAGAAATGACCGGTGTAGATGCAGTTATTCAAACTGCAAGAGATTTAGGAGTAACAGAAGATATCCCAAGAAACAATACGATTGCTTTAGGATCTTCAGACATCACAATTTATGAGATGCTTGGAGCTTACAGTACTTTTGCCAACTACGGAAACTACAATAAACCAGAAATGATCTGGAGAATTGAAGATGCGAACGGCAGAGTAATCAAAGAAGTAAATGTAGAACCTAAAGAAGTTATGAATCCTTTATATGCATATACGATGATTGAGCTTATGAAGGGTGTTGCACAATTCGGTACTGCTTCTGGTGAGCTTTCAAGAAAAGGAATTTCAAAAGATGTAGAAATTGCAGGTAAAACAGGAACAACACAGAACAACTCTGATGGATGGTTTATGGGAATTACTCCAAAACTAGCAACTGGAGCCTGGGTTGGATGGGAAGACAGAGCAACCCACTTCTTAGGAACAGGGGAAGGACAAGGTGCAAAAATGGCATTACCTATCTGGGCTATATTCATGAAAAAGGTTTGGGCTGATAAAAGCTTAGGCATTTCTACAGAAGATAAATTTGTAAAACCTTCTGACTGGACAGGCAACTGTGCTGATCTGAAGGGAATGAGCGGAGGCTATGGTGATGACGGAGGACTCCAGACTATGGATGAAATCAAAAATCCTAAACCAGCCGATCATACTCCAAAAAACACCTCTGATAAAAAAGAGGAGAATGTAAATGAAAATTTAAACAAAGGAGAAGAAGTAGACTTTAATAAATAA
- a CDS encoding gliding motility lipoprotein GldH, with amino-acid sequence MHKILGLLSLILFFSCKTSGEDVTMNSVDNKWNKKSEQKFNLEISDPQNPKNIIFVVRNNNNYPYSNIRMIVNFTNLQNKQKVTDTLNYVLAKPNGEWLGTGFGDTKETLFQYKLNYKFPEKGKYEIGLIQAMRNDTLPGIEDIGIKIETAKP; translated from the coding sequence ATGCATAAAATCTTAGGATTACTATCTCTTATTCTTTTCTTTAGCTGCAAGACTTCGGGAGAAGATGTAACTATGAATTCCGTTGATAACAAGTGGAATAAGAAAAGTGAACAAAAATTTAATCTTGAAATTTCAGATCCTCAGAATCCTAAAAATATTATATTTGTTGTAAGGAATAACAACAATTATCCTTACAGCAATATTAGGATGATTGTGAATTTCACGAATCTTCAAAACAAACAAAAGGTAACGGACACACTGAATTATGTGCTCGCTAAACCAAACGGAGAATGGCTTGGAACAGGTTTTGGAGATACTAAGGAAACACTTTTTCAATATAAATTGAATTATAAATTTCCAGAGAAGGGTAAATATGAAATCGGGCTGATACAAGCTATGAGAAACGATACTCTTCCCGGCATTGAAGATATAGGTATAAAAATAGAAACGGCTAAACCGTAA
- the ricT gene encoding regulatory iron-sulfur-containing complex subunit RicT gives MSCGCKTSGDSAHSCGTKSANGCESVNTCGNSYKLSVFDWLSNINNPASNRCDFVEVRFKNDRKSFYKNVNNIPLHIGSVVTVESSPGHDVGVVSLTGELVKIQMKKKKFTEEGSLKIYRLANQKDIEVWQEVRKKEDSVKIEARKISHRLGLEMKITDVEYQGDASKVTFYYTADNRIDFRQLIKDYAGTFRTKIDMKQIGFRQEAAKIGGIGSCGRELCCSTWLTDFRSVNTNVARYQQLSINPQKLAGQCGKLKCCLNYELDSYLDALSNFPSSSTTLDTEKGRAFCIKIDVFKKKMWFAYVDSSMAWYDFDIDLVKKLIAKNKKGEKIPPLEELKQPEGPVQTIDLIQENNVDRFEKKNKSFNKNRNQGQSQGQNQNRPNQPGNNNRKNRPEGSNPNANTNSNSSPKPQQPKPQLEKVEASADSDKTAQQNPIKKKFKKKYPPKKDKNA, from the coding sequence ATGAGTTGTGGATGTAAAACATCCGGCGATTCTGCACATTCTTGCGGAACGAAGTCCGCGAATGGTTGTGAAAGTGTAAATACCTGTGGTAATAGTTATAAATTAAGTGTTTTTGACTGGCTTTCTAACATTAACAATCCCGCATCGAATAGGTGTGATTTTGTGGAAGTTAGATTTAAAAATGACAGAAAATCGTTTTATAAAAATGTAAATAATATTCCTTTACATATAGGTAGCGTAGTAACAGTAGAATCCAGTCCCGGACATGATGTAGGTGTGGTAAGTCTCACCGGCGAATTAGTGAAAATTCAGATGAAAAAGAAAAAATTCACTGAAGAAGGATCACTTAAAATATATAGATTAGCCAACCAAAAAGACATTGAAGTCTGGCAGGAGGTTAGAAAAAAAGAAGACAGCGTAAAAATAGAAGCTAGGAAAATATCTCACAGACTGGGTCTTGAAATGAAGATCACTGATGTTGAATATCAAGGTGATGCCTCAAAAGTCACGTTCTACTATACAGCTGATAACCGAATAGATTTCAGACAGTTAATAAAAGATTATGCTGGAACTTTCCGCACTAAGATCGACATGAAACAAATCGGTTTTAGACAGGAAGCAGCAAAAATTGGAGGAATTGGCTCTTGTGGAAGGGAATTATGCTGTTCTACCTGGCTTACCGATTTCCGATCTGTTAATACCAACGTTGCAAGATACCAGCAGCTAAGTATTAACCCCCAAAAATTAGCTGGACAGTGCGGAAAACTGAAATGCTGTCTTAATTATGAATTAGACAGTTATCTTGATGCATTGAGTAATTTTCCGTCTTCTTCTACCACTTTAGATACCGAAAAAGGAAGAGCATTTTGTATCAAAATAGATGTTTTCAAAAAGAAAATGTGGTTTGCTTACGTTGACAGCTCAATGGCTTGGTACGATTTTGATATCGATCTCGTTAAGAAATTGATAGCAAAAAACAAGAAAGGTGAGAAAATTCCGCCTCTTGAAGAATTAAAACAGCCTGAAGGCCCAGTACAAACTATTGACCTGATTCAGGAAAATAATGTAGACCGATTCGAGAAGAAAAATAAAAGTTTTAATAAAAACAGAAATCAGGGTCAAAGTCAAGGTCAAAATCAGAACAGGCCAAATCAGCCCGGCAATAATAACAGGAAAAACAGACCTGAAGGTTCTAATCCTAATGCCAATACGAATTCCAACAGCAGTCCAAAGCCTCAACAGCCAAAACCCCAGTTAGAAAAAGTAGAAGCTAGTGCAGATTCTGATAAAACAGCCCAGCAAAACCCAATCAAGAAAAAATTTAAAAAGAAATATCCTCCAAAAAAAGATAAAAATGCATAA
- a CDS encoding outer membrane protein transport protein: MKKILVSTALLAGVLSYAGGFRVSLQGVKQLAMAHTSAHAEDASVAFFNPAGMSFIPSKLSIVAGGFGASNKVTFQNLNTLQSTSTDNPLGTPIYAAIAYRPLKNVSVGFSFTTPFGSTIEWPSNWEGREMVEKLELKSFYFQPMISVKLAPWMSFGASYIYAKGKVDWDKAITQFGGEININDDKASGHGYGFGFYFRPDEKLDVSIAYRSPVDMKAKNGTATFKFPSASIYPLLGLDGAGQDKFTATLPLVEEYTIGLTYKVTPKWLVSADFNYHGWERYSKLTLDFANAPIGNQADPTVLVAPKNFRNSKTFRLGTQYMFNDMIFGRLGAYYDESPYTDQHFIAETPSFNTFVVTGGVGLKFKEFGVDIAGGYAMPQSRDVKNDYLGFYGQAKAQAFYFGLGLSYNPF; the protein is encoded by the coding sequence ATGAAAAAAATATTAGTATCAACTGCTTTATTGGCAGGTGTTCTATCTTACGCAGGAGGCTTTAGGGTTTCTCTGCAGGGGGTAAAACAATTGGCAATGGCACATACTAGTGCGCATGCTGAAGATGCAAGTGTGGCATTTTTTAACCCGGCGGGTATGTCATTCATCCCTTCTAAACTAAGTATAGTCGCAGGAGGATTTGGAGCGAGTAATAAAGTTACTTTTCAGAATTTAAACACACTGCAGAGTACATCAACAGACAATCCTCTTGGTACGCCTATTTATGCAGCTATTGCTTATAGACCATTAAAGAATGTATCGGTTGGTTTCAGTTTCACAACTCCTTTCGGCAGCACTATCGAATGGCCGAGTAATTGGGAAGGAAGAGAAATGGTGGAGAAATTAGAATTGAAAAGTTTCTATTTCCAGCCTATGATCTCAGTGAAATTAGCTCCTTGGATGTCATTTGGAGCAAGCTATATTTATGCTAAAGGAAAAGTAGACTGGGACAAAGCGATTACGCAATTTGGAGGAGAAATTAATATTAATGATGATAAAGCAAGCGGACACGGATATGGATTTGGTTTCTACTTCAGACCTGATGAAAAACTAGATGTAAGTATTGCTTATCGTTCACCTGTAGACATGAAAGCTAAAAACGGAACAGCAACATTTAAATTCCCGTCAGCATCTATTTATCCGTTATTAGGATTAGATGGAGCAGGGCAGGATAAATTTACAGCGACACTGCCTTTAGTGGAAGAATATACAATCGGTCTTACTTATAAAGTTACTCCTAAATGGTTGGTTTCTGCTGATTTCAATTACCATGGATGGGAAAGATACAGCAAGTTGACTTTAGATTTTGCTAATGCTCCAATTGGAAACCAGGCAGATCCTACAGTTCTTGTAGCGCCTAAAAACTTTAGAAATTCAAAAACATTCAGATTAGGAACCCAATATATGTTTAATGATATGATTTTTGGACGTCTTGGGGCTTACTATGACGAATCTCCTTATACTGATCAACATTTTATTGCTGAAACTCCTTCATTTAACACATTCGTAGTTACGGGAGGTGTCGGGCTTAAATTCAAAGAATTTGGAGTTGATATTGCCGGAGGATATGCAATGCCTCAAAGCAGAGATGTGAAAAATGATTACCTTGGCTTTTATGGGCAGGCTAAAGCTCAAGCATTCTATTTCGGTCTAGGTTTATCTTACAATCCATTTTAA
- a CDS encoding G-D-S-L family lipolytic protein translates to MKKIIISTIAVSALLVVTGCKTDFDTDVKDIQVTKGDADFTKYISLGNSLTSGYRDGALYSDGQNESYPSMIAGQMKLAGGGDFKQPLMPNNVGGFIGLPGFPGKLTLQVVNGSLSPVESPAAATLDNVSAGRPYQNMGVPGAKSFHLVAPGYGNIAGLATGTANPYFVRFASSASTTVLADAMAQSPTFFSLWIGNNDVLSYATNGGTNSQTVGGVTTYTAATVQTGNLNPATYKSNDISDPNVVGGSIKAVLDGLKSVGTTKGIIGNIPDVTNIPFFTRVPYNAIALDAAKAQTLNTSLYGPLKSALTFLGQGNRINPVTAGNNPVLIIDNKLTNLSAQLTAVLTAGGVPASQAAFIGNAFGQARQAKQGELMLLTASKVLGLDATTNLPPTASSVFIYGASFPIGDQLSLTSDEVNSIGTAVKAYNIAIKGLADTYNLAFVDMNAKMSELNSASGISWDGVKYTATFVTGGAFSLDGVHLTGRGYAIVANEFIKSINAKYNSTLPQVNPNSYSGVKFP, encoded by the coding sequence ATGAAAAAAATTATAATATCTACAATCGCTGTTTCTGCACTTCTTGTTGTAACCGGTTGTAAAACTGATTTTGATACGGATGTAAAAGATATCCAGGTAACAAAAGGAGATGCTGATTTTACTAAATATATTTCTTTAGGAAATTCCTTGACTTCAGGGTATAGAGATGGAGCCTTATATTCTGACGGGCAGAATGAATCTTACCCGAGTATGATTGCCGGGCAGATGAAATTAGCAGGAGGAGGAGATTTTAAACAGCCCTTGATGCCGAATAATGTAGGAGGCTTTATTGGACTGCCTGGTTTTCCAGGAAAACTTACACTTCAGGTTGTAAACGGAAGTTTATCCCCTGTTGAAAGCCCAGCTGCTGCGACGTTAGATAATGTATCAGCAGGAAGACCATATCAGAATATGGGTGTTCCGGGAGCAAAATCTTTCCATTTGGTAGCGCCGGGTTATGGTAATATTGCGGGACTGGCTACAGGAACAGCTAATCCTTATTTCGTAAGATTTGCTTCTTCTGCATCTACTACTGTTTTAGCAGATGCCATGGCTCAAAGCCCTACTTTTTTCTCTCTTTGGATAGGAAATAATGATGTATTGTCTTATGCTACAAATGGAGGAACAAATTCTCAAACGGTAGGCGGTGTTACAACTTACACAGCGGCAACAGTTCAAACGGGTAATTTAAATCCAGCTACCTATAAATCTAATGATATATCAGATCCTAATGTTGTGGGAGGATCTATAAAAGCGGTATTGGATGGACTTAAAAGTGTAGGTACTACAAAGGGGATTATAGGAAATATCCCAGATGTTACAAATATTCCATTCTTTACAAGAGTTCCATATAATGCAATTGCTTTAGATGCTGCGAAAGCACAGACTTTAAATACAAGTCTTTATGGACCGCTGAAAAGTGCGCTTACTTTTCTTGGACAAGGAAATAGAATTAATCCGGTAACAGCAGGAAATAATCCTGTCCTTATAATTGATAATAAACTTACAAATTTGTCTGCACAGCTTACAGCAGTATTAACTGCCGGCGGAGTTCCAGCAAGTCAAGCGGCTTTTATAGGAAATGCTTTCGGGCAGGCACGTCAGGCAAAACAAGGAGAGCTTATGCTTCTTACTGCTAGTAAAGTTTTAGGATTAGATGCTACTACAAACCTTCCTCCAACAGCAAGTTCTGTTTTTATTTATGGAGCAAGTTTTCCTATTGGAGATCAGCTTTCATTAACTTCTGATGAAGTGAACAGTATTGGTACAGCAGTTAAAGCATATAATATTGCCATAAAAGGGTTAGCAGATACTTATAATTTAGCTTTTGTAGATATGAATGCTAAAATGTCTGAATTGAATTCTGCATCTGGAATCTCTTGGGATGGTGTGAAATATACTGCAACTTTTGTTACGGGAGGAGCTTTCTCTCTAGATGGAGTTCATTTAACGGGTAGAGGATATGCTATTGTTGCTAATGAATTTATCAAATCTATCAATGCTAAATACAATTCTACACTACCACAGGTAAATCCTAATAGTTATTCAGGAGTAAAATTCCCTTAA
- a CDS encoding ribose-phosphate pyrophosphokinase encodes MADQLSYLFCTRTSKDLAEKIAQYYGQELGKINFQEFSDGEFEPVLDESVRGGRVFLIGSTFPPADNLLELLLMIDAAKRASAKSITVVLPYFGLARQDRKDKPRAPIGAKLVANLLTAAGATRIMTMDLHADQIQGFFEIPVDHLYASSIFVDYIRSLQLDNLTIASPDMGGAKRAKNYAGHLGAEVVIAYKERKKANVVEEMFLIGDVEGKNVILIDDMIDTAGTLCKAADILMEKGAKTVRAMATHGVLSGKAYENIEKSQLLEVIVTDSIPVKNNLSTKIKVLSCASLFADVMKMVHEHQSISSKFII; translated from the coding sequence ATGGCCGATCAGTTAAGTTATCTATTTTGTACAAGGACTAGTAAGGACTTGGCAGAGAAAATTGCTCAGTATTATGGGCAGGAACTAGGAAAAATAAACTTCCAGGAGTTTAGCGACGGGGAATTTGAACCTGTTTTAGACGAATCAGTAAGAGGGGGAAGAGTATTTTTAATAGGATCTACATTCCCGCCGGCAGACAATCTTTTAGAGCTTCTTCTAATGATTGATGCAGCGAAAAGAGCTTCTGCAAAAAGTATTACTGTTGTACTTCCATACTTTGGACTTGCAAGACAAGACAGAAAAGACAAGCCGAGAGCCCCGATAGGAGCGAAATTGGTTGCTAATCTTTTAACAGCTGCTGGAGCTACGAGAATTATGACAATGGACCTGCATGCAGATCAGATTCAGGGATTCTTTGAAATTCCGGTAGATCATTTGTATGCTTCTTCAATCTTTGTAGATTATATAAGATCTTTACAATTGGATAATCTTACCATTGCGTCTCCAGATATGGGAGGAGCAAAAAGAGCTAAAAACTATGCCGGCCACCTGGGTGCTGAAGTAGTAATTGCTTATAAGGAAAGAAAGAAAGCTAATGTAGTGGAAGAAATGTTCCTTATTGGAGATGTGGAAGGAAAAAATGTTATTCTTATCGATGATATGATTGATACAGCAGGAACACTTTGTAAAGCTGCAGATATTTTAATGGAAAAAGGAGCAAAAACAGTAAGAGCAATGGCTACTCACGGGGTTCTTTCCGGAAAGGCTTATGAGAATATTGAGAAGTCTCAACTGCTGGAAGTGATTGTAACTGACTCAATTCCTGTGAAAAATAATTTGTCAACTAAAATAAAAGTGCTATCTTGCGCCTCGCTATTTGCAGACGTAATGAAGATGGTTCACGAGCATCAATCAATTAGCAGTAAGTTTATTATTTAA
- a CDS encoding 50S ribosomal protein L25/general stress protein Ctc: protein MKSITIQGTKRESVGKKSTKALRDAELVPCVVYGGTETLNFSAQEKSFKGLVYTPEAHTVSIEVDGQRIPAVLQDIQFHPITDKILHADFYQLSADKPVIMEVPVRITGRSKGVVAGGVLRQSFRKLKVKAIPANLPDEVVVDITSLKIGNKLYIGDIKTTGFSFVHPDNAVVVAVKMSRNAMKGGAVADDDDEEEVAAEGEAPATEETAAE from the coding sequence ATGAAATCTATTACAATTCAAGGTACAAAAAGAGAAAGCGTGGGCAAAAAGTCTACAAAAGCTTTACGTGATGCTGAATTAGTTCCTTGTGTTGTTTATGGAGGTACAGAAACTTTGAACTTCTCTGCACAAGAGAAATCTTTCAAAGGTTTAGTATATACTCCTGAAGCACACACGGTATCTATTGAAGTTGACGGGCAGAGAATTCCTGCAGTTCTTCAAGATATTCAGTTCCACCCAATTACTGACAAAATTCTTCACGCAGACTTCTATCAGTTATCAGCAGACAAGCCTGTAATTATGGAAGTTCCTGTAAGAATCACTGGTCGTTCAAAAGGTGTTGTTGCGGGTGGTGTTTTACGTCAGTCTTTCAGAAAATTAAAAGTGAAAGCTATTCCTGCAAACTTACCTGATGAGGTAGTTGTAGATATTACTTCTCTTAAGATTGGTAACAAATTATACATCGGTGATATCAAAACTACTGGTTTTTCATTCGTACACCCAGACAATGCAGTTGTTGTAGCTGTTAAGATGTCTAGAAATGCAATGAAAGGCGGAGCGGTAGCAGACGATGATGATGAAGAAGAAGTTGCAGCTGAAGGAGAAGCTCCAGCAACTGAAGAAACAGCAGCTGAATAA
- a CDS encoding cysteine desulfurase — protein MFDVQQIRSQFPILNQQVNGKPLVYLDNAATSQKPNSVLEVWNRYYTEINANVHRGIHTLSQLATEEMELSRRKVQKFINAAHDFEVIFTKGTTEGLNLIAYILTQKLKKDDEIIISYLEHHSNIVPWQMLCERTGAKLRVIPIDENGILQLDYLDQYLSEKTKVVSVNQVSNALGIVNPIEEIIAKTRQNSDAYIVIDGAQSAPHFNIDVQKMDCDFFVFSGHKMYAPMGTGILYGKQEVLESLPPFHGGGEMIAVCSFEKTTYAGLPFKFEAGTPNVGGNIALGAAIDFIEKIGHTAVQQHENELLNYAQKQLLEIESLKIYGEKAKRTGVVSFNLEGTGISSDVGMILDKMGIAVRTGHHCTQPIMDFFNIAGTVRASFAVYNTFEEIDLLVEGVRKAQKMLG, from the coding sequence ATGTTTGACGTTCAACAAATAAGAAGTCAGTTTCCTATATTAAACCAGCAGGTGAATGGTAAACCATTAGTTTACTTAGATAATGCAGCGACCTCTCAAAAACCAAATTCAGTTTTAGAAGTTTGGAATAGATACTATACTGAAATTAATGCGAATGTGCATAGAGGAATACATACTTTAAGCCAGCTTGCAACCGAGGAAATGGAACTTTCGAGAAGAAAGGTTCAGAAGTTCATTAATGCAGCGCACGATTTTGAAGTAATTTTCACAAAAGGGACAACAGAAGGATTAAACCTCATCGCTTATATTTTAACACAAAAGCTTAAAAAAGATGATGAGATTATTATTTCATACCTGGAACATCATTCTAATATCGTTCCATGGCAGATGCTTTGTGAAAGAACAGGAGCAAAACTTCGGGTAATTCCGATTGATGAAAATGGAATCCTGCAGTTAGATTATCTGGATCAGTACTTAAGTGAAAAAACCAAAGTGGTTTCTGTGAACCAGGTCTCTAATGCATTAGGAATTGTAAATCCTATTGAAGAAATTATTGCTAAAACAAGACAAAATTCAGATGCCTACATTGTCATTGATGGAGCGCAGTCAGCACCGCATTTCAATATTGATGTTCAAAAAATGGACTGTGATTTCTTTGTGTTTTCAGGTCATAAAATGTATGCTCCGATGGGAACAGGTATTTTATATGGAAAACAGGAAGTTTTAGAATCACTGCCGCCGTTTCATGGAGGAGGAGAGATGATTGCTGTATGTTCTTTTGAAAAAACAACGTATGCAGGACTGCCTTTCAAATTTGAAGCAGGAACACCTAATGTAGGCGGAAATATAGCTTTAGGAGCTGCCATTGATTTTATTGAAAAAATAGGACATACTGCTGTTCAGCAGCATGAAAATGAATTATTAAACTATGCCCAAAAACAGCTTCTAGAAATTGAGAGTCTTAAAATTTACGGTGAGAAAGCTAAAAGAACAGGCGTAGTTTCTTTTAATTTAGAAGGAACGGGTATTTCTTCAGATGTAGGAATGATCCTTGATAAAATGGGTATCGCCGTAAGAACAGGACATCACTGCACGCAGCCTATTATGGATTTCTTTAATATTGCAGGAACAGTAAGGGCAAGTTTTGCCGTTTATAATACTTTTGAAGAGATTGATCTTCTTGTAGAAGGAGTTAGAAAAGCACAAAAGATGCTTGGTTAA
- a CDS encoding GNAT family acetyltransferase, producing the protein MKKLDKKELKKIIAGGEICLECAIGYSQVIVEGRCWCVPND; encoded by the coding sequence ATGAAAAAACTAGACAAAAAAGAACTGAAAAAGATAATCGCAGGCGGCGAAATCTGTCTTGAATGTGCGATAGGATATTCGCAGGTGATTGTTGAAGGAAGATGCTGGTGTGTTCCTAATGATTAA